In Balaenoptera musculus isolate JJ_BM4_2016_0621 chromosome 19, mBalMus1.pri.v3, whole genome shotgun sequence, one genomic interval encodes:
- the LOC118885175 gene encoding zinc finger protein 883-like, translating to MEVVWLLLLPSAGLGAQDHSVEPSLEKLERARGAPSTLPRSERVAEPASGIFGLGLRHYPARLLAPPRQRGPMSTNAVQDPAQVRMVAAAFMVPGQGHVIFEDVAVSFSQEEWGLLNDAQRLLYCDVMLENLSLIASLGCWHGVEVEEAVYEQCVSVEHVTEDRNPKLEPSILKPLTSDTSALVEKDVLYLADNMFTCGEVEKTFLGSLGFPQHQPSHDGEHPRRSRQSREVSHPGQGHHECSECGKAFSKKFKFTEHLRVHTGEKPYECSDCGKFFRHSSSLIHHRKVHTGERPYECCNCGKVFAHKYKLFEHQRIHTGKRPYECNECGKAFLRKDSLVQHQKIHTGENPHKCSECGKCFLYKNNLLVHQKIHSGERPYGCSKCGKSFVFKKRLLYHQRIHTGERPYMCSECGKAYVYKGSLIVHKRIHTLEKAYGCNKCGKFFTSSFALNRHENVHTARRRYECSECGKALNGKVKLAEHQRIHTGERPYKCNECEKAFMRKYTLVQHQKVHTGVKPFKCSECGKPFTYKTSLVVHQRIHTGERPYMCSECGEVFVYRRSLVVHQRIHTREKPYECSSLNMSETPMVHIDVLKYITKRQR from the exons ATGGAGGTCGTTTGGCTGCTTTTGCTGCCGTCTGCAGGACTCGGGGCTCAGGATCACTCCGTGGAACCGAGCTTAGAGAAACTGGAAAGAGCCCGAGGGGCGCCGTCGACACTGCCCAGGAGTGAGCGGGTTGCGGAACCCGCTTCCGGGATTTTCGGCCTAGGTCTCCGCCATTATCCTGCGCGTCTCCTGGCACCACCGCGCCAACGGGGTCCTATGTCAACCAACGCGGTGCAGGACCCGGCCCAG GTTCGCATGGTAGCAGCAGCATTTATGGTCCCTGGACAG GGCCATGTGATCTTTGAGGATGTGGCTGTGTCCTTCTCCCAGGAGGAGTGGGGTCTCCTTAACGATGCTCAGAGACTCCTCTACTGTGACGTGATGCTGGAGAACCTGTCACTTATAGCCTCCCTGG gttGTTGGCATGGAGTAGAAGTTGAGGAGGCCGTTTATGAACAATGTGTTTCTGTAGAACACGTGACAGAAGACAGGAATCCAAAACTGGAGCCATCTATCCTGAAGCCTCTGACTTCTGATACGAGTGCCCTGGTGGAGAAAGATGTTTTGTACTTGGCTGACAATATGTTCACATGCGGAGAGGTTGAGAAGACTTTCCTAGGCAGCTTGGGCTTTCCCCAGCACCAGCCCTCCCACGATGGAGAGCATCCACGTAGAAGCAGACAGAGCAGGGAGGTCTCTCACCCTGGGCAAGGGCATCACGAGTGCAGCGAATGTGGCAAAGCCTTCAGTAAAAAGTTTAAATTCACAGAGCACCtgagagttcacactggagaaaaacctTATGAGTGCAGTGACTGCGGGAAGTTCTTTAGACACAGCTCCAGTCTTATTCATCATCGGAAagttcacacaggagaaaggccttatgagtgctgTAATTGTGGGAAAGTCTTTGCCCACAAATATAAACTTTTTGAACAccagagaatccacactggaAAAAGACCATATGAGTGTAATGAATGCGGGAAAGCCTTCCTTCGCAAGGATTCACTTGTTCAGCACCAAAAAATCCACACTGGAGAAAATCCTCAtaagtgcagtgaatgtggaaagTGCTTCCTTTACAAAAATAACCTTCTTGTGCACCAGAAGATCCACagtggagaaaggccttatgggTGTAGCAAATGTGGAAAGTCCTTTGTCTTCAAAAAAAGGCTTCTTTATCACCAGCgaatccacactggagaaaggccttacatgtgcagtgaatgtgggaaagcctatGTCTACAAAGGAAGTCTTATTGTGCATAAGAGAATTCACACTTTAGAAAAGGCTTATGGGTGTAACAAATGTGGGAAATTCTTTACAAGCAGCTTTGCCCTCAATAGACATGAGAATGTTCACACTGCACGAAGGCGTTATGAGTGCAGCGAATGTGGGAAAGCTCTCAACGGCAAAGTTAAACTTGCTGAGCACCAGAGAATCCATACTGGAGAAAGACCCTATAAGTGTAATGAATGTGAAAAAGCCTTCATGCGCAAGTATACACTTGTTCAGCACCAAAAAGTCCACACTGGAGTAAAGCCTTTTAAATGCAGCGAATGTGGGAAGCCCTTCACTTACAAAACAAGTCTTGTTGTCCAccagagaatccacactggagaaaggccttatatGTGCAGTGAATGTGGGGAAGTCTTTGTCTACAGAAGAAGTCTTGTTGTCCATCAGAGAATCCACACTAGAGAAAAGCCTTATGAATGTAGTTCTTT AAACATGTCTGAAACACCTATGGTACATATTGATGTCTTGAAATACATAACAAAACGACAACGCTGA